The DNA region TCGCGGTCCGTGGGCGTGAACGTCAGCTTCGAGTTCACATCGTAGAAGAAGAAGTCCGGCTGGATGGACTGCTGCTGGAAGTTGCCGAAGCCTCCACCCCGGCCACCACCACGACCACCCCCGGGACCTGCGGGAGCCGCGTCTTCTTCCGCGGCGCCTTCGAGCGTGTTGAAGATGCTGTTGTACAGGCCAGTCCGAATCACGTCGGTGTAGGAGCGTCGAGCCGACACCAGCCACGAGCCTTTTCCACCGAGCGGTACCTCGGTCAGCACCCGGCCGCTGAGCATGTTCATGCCGCCCGACATGTTGAAGTTCTGGTTGTCGCCCGACTTCCCGATCATCTCGACGACACTCGAAGTGCGGCCCCCGTATTTAGCGGGGAAGCCGCCCTTGTAGAGACGGATGTCTTTGATGGCGTCCGCATTAAACGCGCTGAAGACGCCGAAGAAGTGATCGACGTGGTACACCGTCATACCGTCGAGCAGGACGAGGTTCTCGTCCGGCGTACCACCCCGGATGAAGAGGCCCGAAGTCGCGTCGTTCGTGCCAGAGACGCCGGGTAGGAGCTGCAATGCCCGGAAGATGTCGGTCTCTCCGAGTGAAGGCAGTTTGACGAGATTCCTCGGTGACATCGTGATCGTGCTGATTTCCTCGGCTGCCTTCAGGATTTCCGTGCTCGTCTCCACGGTGACGCCCTCGAGCTCGATGACCTGCGGAGACATCAGAATCGTGACCGGCGCGGCTTCGGAACCGGTGATGGCCATCTCGAACACCGAGTAGCCGAGGAACTCGACCCGCATCGTGTGGTCGCCGAACGTCACGTTGACGAGCGTAAAGCGACCGAATTCGTCGGTCAGGGTCCGCAACGACTCTCCCACCAACGACACGACCGCGTTGGGCAGAGTCTCATTGTTGAGCGAGTCCCGAACGGTGCCGGTGATATCTCTCGACTGCGCTGCCGCCGGGCTCAAGCTTCCACTGAGGCACAACGCCGCGATCAAAACACTCAGATGAGTGCGCACGCGGAGCCGAGCCCGAGGAAGCGGTACGTTCGCACCACTCCTCATCATCTTCTCCCCCCTCTTTTCAGCTCTCGGTTGGGGTCGACGGTCATCGACCCATACTCTCACGCACCTCACCGGATGCCACGCCCGACTGGATTCTTTCAGCGCGGCGGGGACCATTGTCCCACTGATCTTCTGTTAGGACGTTTTCGATCTGCTCCATTGCACGCACGATCGCTGGCCGCCCTTCCTGAAGCCTTGGTTGCAGCGTTCGCAGCGTATCCATCGCGTGGTAGCATGGGCGTCCTCGAAGTGGTCCCTCACCACATACTCGGAGTCGTGACCCGCGCGATCCGTTAAGCGCCGTGAAACCTTCCAAGAGCTAGCGGCGTATGCTATGTAGAAAACTGCAATGGGGTGCGCGTGCCCGGATGAAGCCCGCGCGCGATGTTGCACTGGAGCTTCGAGTGACGGTACGGATGACGCAGGTGACAGCTCTCGTTTTGCGGGCGGTGGCCGCCGGCCATCGCTACGGCTTCGACGTCATGGAGACGTGTGCGCTGCCCAGCGGTACGGCGTATCCCGCTCTCAGACGCCTCGAGAAGGCGGGTTGTCTCAGGTCGCGTTGGGAGGACGCCTCGGTCGCACATGACGAAGGGCGTCCCAGGCGGCGCACGTACGAGCTCACGCCTCTGGGCAGGGATGCGCTCCCCGCCGCGGAGCAAAAGCTGGAAGAGGCGCGTCGCCTGCTCGGAGCGATCCCGCAGGCGCCGTCGGCAGAGGCAGGATGAACGTTGCGCGTGCCTGGGTCCGCCTGACCTCGGTGCTCGTCCCCGCGCACGAGCGCGCGGATTGGACGGAAGAGTGGCTGGCCGAGCTCGCGGCGCACGACGGAACGATGTCACACGCGTGGGGCGCGCTGTCCGACGCGTGGTACCTGAGAACGGAAGGGTGGACGATGGACGCGATGTGGCGAGATATACGGACGGCTGTACGGGGTCTGATTCGGAAGCCGCTGTTCACGGCGTTGGCGGGGGTCACCCTGGCGGTCGGGATCGGTGCGAACACGGCGATCTTCAGCGTGGTCGACGCCGTGCTCATCAACCCACTGCCGTTTCCCGAGCCCGAGCGAGTGGTCAGTTACAACCACGAAGCGCCGGGCTTGGGCGTGAACGTTCCGCTAATCCCTCATTCCGCTGCCATGTATCTGTACTACCTGGAGAACGCGAAGGCGCTCGAGTCGTTCGCGGTGTTCAGCAAGGGCAACGTCAACCTGATCACCGACGGCGAGCCCCAACAACTGACCTCCAGTCAGGTCACGCATCAGTACTTCGACGTGATCGGCATTCAGCCTTTGCTGGGTCGAGGCTTCATCGAGGGAGAGGACCGACCCGGTGCCGAGCCGGTCGCGGTTCTCGGATACGGCCTCTACGAGCAGACGTTCGGAGAAGACCCATCCGTTGTCGGCCGGGTCGTCGAGATGAACGGCGTGCAACGGCGAGTGGTCGGCGTCATGCCCGATGAAGCATCCTTCGGGGACGAGGATTTGTGGATTCCGCTCCTGATCGAGACCGAGCCGAATGTGGGCTCGCTGGGACTCATCGGGACCGCACGGCTCGCTGAGGGCGCGACGATCGAGTCCGCCAACGTCGAGATGCAAAACCTGCTGATGCAGTTCATCGAAGGGTATCCGGACGCGCTCCCGGCGGACATCGTGGAGCAGGCCGGCCTAGCGGCTGACGTGAAGCCGCTCAAGGACCTCTTCGTGCAGGACGTGCGGCAGGTGCTGTGGGTGTTGCTCGGAACCGTCGGATTCGTGCTTGTCATCGCGTGCGCCAACGTCGCCAACCTTTTCCTGGTGCGCGCCGAAGCGCGTCAGAGGGAGCAGGCGGTGCGCGCGGCTTTGGGCGCGAGCCGCTCAGACCTGATTCGGCAGTACCTCACCGAATCGCTGACGCTCGCTATCGGGGGAGGACTTCTGGGGCTCGGGCTTGCGTGGGTCGGCGTGCAGGGGCTACTCAGGATCGCGCCTGCCGAGCTTCCGCAGGCGCTGCAGCCCGGCATCGACGGGAGCGTGCTCGTGTTCACGGCCGTGATCTCCGTGGTGTCGGGCGTCCTCTTCGGACTCTTCCCCGCGTTCCGCTACGGACGTCGGGACCTGTCGTACTCTCTCAAGGACGGTGGGCGAGCCTCCACTACCGGGAGAGAGCGGCATCGGATGCGGAGCGGGCTCGTCGTCGCACAAGTCGCCCTGGCTCTGGTACTTCTGGTGGGCTCGGGGTTGATGCTGCGGAGCTTCGTCGCGCTCGGCACCGTGGATTTGGGCTTCCATCCGGCGGGTTCGATGACGTACCGCTTCGCACTGCCCGAGGCCGAGTACCCCGAGGCGACGCAGGTCCTGGCCTTCCATCGACAGCTCACAGACCAACTGTCGCAGACGCCCGGCGTCCAGGGGGTGGGCATGATCAACGGTCTCCCGCTCACAGGCGCCAAGTCGGCGGGGCCCATGGAGCCGGAGGACCAACCCTTTCCCGAAAACGAGCTCGGACCGCTCGTGGAGCAGCGCAGCGTTACGCCCGGATACTTCGATGCGATGCGCATCACGATCACCCATGGGCGCGCGCTCGAGTGGGGCGACCAGGGTGATGAATTCAGGGGCGTGGTGATCAATGCCACCCTCGCCAAAGCGTTCTGGCCGAATCGGGCGGCGGTCGGCCGCCGCATTCAGAGCCAGGGCAGTGAGAACTCTTGGGAAGTCGTGGGCGTCGCCGCCGACGTGCGCTTCGACGGCGTGGAGGATGAGCCGCTGCCGTTGGCGTATCTACCCATCATCGCGGGCACCGCGGAAGAACCCGCCCCCGTCCGGTCCGTGGACGTCGTCGTCCGAGTTGCCGGTGACCCGCTCGATGCCATTGCCGTGGCCCGTGAAGCCATGAGGGCCGTCGACCCGCGCCTGCCCATGATCAACCCTCGCACGGTAGAAGCCGTCGTGCGCGAAGCGATGGCGGCTGCTTCGTTTACGGTGATCTTGCTCGGCATCGCGGCTGCGGTAGCGCTGCTGCTCGGCACCGTCGGCATCTACGGGGTCATCTCGTACATCGTGGGCCAGCGCACACAGGAGATCGGTGTGCGCATGGCGCTGGGTGCCCCGGCCGCCACGGTCCTCAAGGGCGTGGTCGCGGACGGACTGCGGCTCACGGGCTGGGGCATAGGACTCGGGCTGCTCGGCGCGTGGGGCATGAGTCGTGCGCTCGAATCGATCCTCTATGGGGTCAGCACGACGGATCCGATGACCTTTGGCGGTACCGCCTTGTTACTGACCCTCGTGGCGACCCTCGCCACGTGGCTTCCCGCCCGGCGGGCGTCTCGCATCGACCCGGTGGAGGCGCTGCGGACCGAGTAGGCCGGAAGGGGGCGCGTACAAGGAAGCGACGCCCGCGGATTGACGCATTGTACGCCATACTACCATACTACCATATCTCCATACTCCCATATCATACTCTTACTCACGATCATAGCGAGCCGATGATCAAGGTCACCTTCACGTTGGACGAGGAGACGGCTTCCTACCTCGACCGCACCGCCGAACGGCTACGCATGTCCAAGAGTCGGGTCGTTCGCGAGGCGATACGGATCTATGGCGAGCAGGCTGGCCGACTCTCCAGCGAGGAGCGAGCCCGGCTGCTCGAGTTGTTCGCCGAGGTCACCGCACGGATCCCGGACCGGCCGCGGGCGGAGGTCGAGCAGGAGCTCGACGACGTGCGTACTGCCCGCAAGGAGGGAGGCCGAGGCAGCCTGGGCCCGCGGTGATCTTGCTCGACACATCGGTTCTGGTCGAAGGTTTGGGGGCCGGGGGGTCGATGCGGGAGGCACTTCGTGATGCGATCGCCGAGGGTGAGCGGATCGCCTTGCCGGCGCTCGTTCTGTATGAGTGGAAGCGAGGGCCCCGCATTCCCGAGGAGATCGACGCCCAGGAGGCGCTGTTCCCTTCCCGGGAAGCGCTTCCCTTCGGCCCCGACGAGGCGCATCTCGCAGCCCGACTGTATCAAGAGCTTCCCCGGAGTCGAGGTCGTGAGGTTGACCTTGCCATCGCCGCGAGCGCCCTCGTCTGGCGGTCTAGACTCTGGACGCTCAACGTCGAGGACTTCCGAGACGTTCCCGGGCTGGCGTTAGTGACGCTTGCCAAGGGTACGCCTTAGAGCGCGTTGCACTCGGTTTCGCGACCTTCGCGATTGTGGCTGTCAGGCCCAATAGGCGATAGGGTTCGTGAGTTATCCGTTGAACTAAACCGCTACGCGGTGGGTGGTGGTGGTTCGCGGTAGGTGGTGGTTCCCATGCGATGGACAGAGGTCCGGAGGACTGGGCGAGTAGATTGCGTGCCCCAACGCAACTGAGTCCAGGAGGGACCGATGAGCAAGCTACGGCGGAGGATGCAGGGGGACCTTAGGGTCCGGAACTACGCAGAGCGGACGCAGGCGATCTATATCAGGCGCGTCGCCGAGATGGCGATGCACTTCGGGCGATCCCCTGACACGCTGGGCCGCGAAGAGATACGGGGGTATCTGCGCTACCTGAAGGAGGAGCGGGACGTATCTCGTTCGGCGTTCAAGCAGACGGTGGGGGCACTACGGTTCCTGTACCGGGTGACGCTGGACCGGCCGGAACTGTTGTCGCACATCCCGTACCCGCGGGAGAAGCGACGC from Gemmatimonadota bacterium includes:
- a CDS encoding helix-turn-helix transcriptional regulator codes for the protein MTQVTALVLRAVAAGHRYGFDVMETCALPSGTAYPALRRLEKAGCLRSRWEDASVAHDEGRPRRRTYELTPLGRDALPAAEQKLEEARRLLGAIPQAPSAEAG
- a CDS encoding ABC transporter permease — translated: MNVARAWVRLTSVLVPAHERADWTEEWLAELAAHDGTMSHAWGALSDAWYLRTEGWTMDAMWRDIRTAVRGLIRKPLFTALAGVTLAVGIGANTAIFSVVDAVLINPLPFPEPERVVSYNHEAPGLGVNVPLIPHSAAMYLYYLENAKALESFAVFSKGNVNLITDGEPQQLTSSQVTHQYFDVIGIQPLLGRGFIEGEDRPGAEPVAVLGYGLYEQTFGEDPSVVGRVVEMNGVQRRVVGVMPDEASFGDEDLWIPLLIETEPNVGSLGLIGTARLAEGATIESANVEMQNLLMQFIEGYPDALPADIVEQAGLAADVKPLKDLFVQDVRQVLWVLLGTVGFVLVIACANVANLFLVRAEARQREQAVRAALGASRSDLIRQYLTESLTLAIGGGLLGLGLAWVGVQGLLRIAPAELPQALQPGIDGSVLVFTAVISVVSGVLFGLFPAFRYGRRDLSYSLKDGGRASTTGRERHRMRSGLVVAQVALALVLLVGSGLMLRSFVALGTVDLGFHPAGSMTYRFALPEAEYPEATQVLAFHRQLTDQLSQTPGVQGVGMINGLPLTGAKSAGPMEPEDQPFPENELGPLVEQRSVTPGYFDAMRITITHGRALEWGDQGDEFRGVVINATLAKAFWPNRAAVGRRIQSQGSENSWEVVGVAADVRFDGVEDEPLPLAYLPIIAGTAEEPAPVRSVDVVVRVAGDPLDAIAVAREAMRAVDPRLPMINPRTVEAVVREAMAAASFTVILLGIAAAVALLLGTVGIYGVISYIVGQRTQEIGVRMALGAPAATVLKGVVADGLRLTGWGIGLGLLGAWGMSRALESILYGVSTTDPMTFGGTALLLTLVATLATWLPARRASRIDPVEALRTE
- a CDS encoding ribbon-helix-helix protein, CopG family → MIKVTFTLDEETASYLDRTAERLRMSKSRVVREAIRIYGEQAGRLSSEERARLLELFAEVTARIPDRPRAEVEQELDDVRTARKEGGRGSLGPR
- a CDS encoding type II toxin-antitoxin system VapC family toxin; this encodes MLDTSVLVEGLGAGGSMREALRDAIAEGERIALPALVLYEWKRGPRIPEEIDAQEALFPSREALPFGPDEAHLAARLYQELPRSRGREVDLAIAASALVWRSRLWTLNVEDFRDVPGLALVTLAKGTP